One Erysipelothrix amsterdamensis DNA window includes the following coding sequences:
- a CDS encoding peptidylprolyl isomerase, with product MKKIKTLIAISFFVLISLTGCSQTKEQPKPDPSSEVQDFSKDTNPIVTIEMEDGGIIKLELYPDIAPNTVNNFIKLVEDSFYDGLLFHRVIPGFMIQGGDPKGTGTGGPGYTIKGEFSQNNFDNPISHKRGIISMARSKGNDTAGSQFFIVTTDAPHLDGSYAAFGNVVEGMDTVDRIVSVDTNQDNRPVDGKEQVMKRVTVDTKGKTYTNPNQN from the coding sequence ATGAAAAAAATAAAAACATTGATTGCAATCAGCTTTTTCGTTTTAATTTCACTTACTGGGTGTTCTCAAACCAAAGAACAACCGAAACCCGATCCATCTTCAGAAGTTCAAGACTTTTCAAAAGACACAAATCCGATCGTCACCATTGAGATGGAGGATGGTGGGATTATCAAGCTTGAACTTTACCCAGACATCGCTCCAAACACCGTAAATAACTTTATAAAACTCGTAGAAGATTCTTTTTATGATGGCTTGTTATTTCACCGTGTAATTCCTGGGTTTATGATACAAGGTGGCGATCCAAAAGGTACGGGAACGGGGGGGCCTGGATATACGATTAAAGGAGAATTTTCTCAAAATAATTTCGATAATCCGATAAGTCATAAACGTGGTATTATTTCAATGGCACGTAGTAAGGGTAATGATACTGCAGGATCACAGTTTTTCATCGTAACAACTGATGCACCACATCTTGATGGTAGTTATGCGGCATTTGGAAATGTTGTGGAAGGTATGGATACAGTTGATCGTATTGTAAGTGTTGATACCAACCAAGACAATCGACCTGTAGACGGCAAAGAACAAGTCATGAAGCGTGTCACAGTCGATACCAAAGGTAAAACCTATACGAACCCTAATCAAAATTAA